Genomic DNA from Trypanosoma brucei brucei TREU927 chromosome 9, whole genome shotgun sequence:
TGAGAGGCGTCACGCCACACATGCaatgtaaaaagaaagaaagaaagaaagaaagaaatcacacaaacacacacacacacacaaacgagtTGTTACATAAACATATCACCGAGTACTCACCAAGGCACATGTGGAAGTGTGTGAAATACAACTTAACCCTCTCAGCATTCACGTCATTCTGCAAACCGTTTCGGCATTTGCAGCCGTGTGAGACAGTACCGctaacaacacaaaaagtgCCGATACCGACACCCCGTAACCGGTTAAAGGAGGTGCGAAAAGCGAACATCACAGGTgctaaaataaaaaaaaagaaacaaaaagaaaaactattGCCTTTCTTCCACTCTGTGTGTGCTACCTCTCCTCTATTAACCTGACTGAAGGCAGTGGATGATACAGCCCATGTGTACTTGTGTGTTTTGCCTGCGTacaaatatacatgtatgtatttatttatcaaaACAACATGCTGGGTAACAAGACGCGGGCTGGAGAATATGTTACAGCACTAATATTCCCTCCCTCTACGATACGGCTCCTCCACACGATGTTTCGCGGCGTCCTCGAGCCCACAATCACCACATCAAACACACATGGTTGCCATTCGTTTGCACTCCAAATGCCTAAGCTGCTGTTATCGGGGTTTCACACAGGAAACTGCGTTTGCTGTTGCCACGTCACTTCTTCAAAGGAGGAGCTACCGGAATTATCATGACTCAATGCTTGCGTTGCATAATATCGAAAGAACGGCTGAGCTCAAAACTATTTTTGACAACTCTCGCGTCACCCACGGAAGCAGGGGTGGGGGAGGGTTTCCA
This window encodes:
- a CDS encoding hypothetical protein, unlikely (GPI-Anchor Signal predicted for Tb09.244.2140 by DGPI v2.04, no cleavage site predicted) gives rise to the protein MFAFRTSFNRLRGVGIGTFCVVSGTVSHGCKCRNGLQNDVNAERVKLYFTHFHMCLGEYSVICLCNNSFVCVCVFV